The bacterium DNA window TTTTCCACAATCAATTTCTACCTATTTCTATAAATTTCAATCTATTTCTATTATCTTATCTCCATATCACTCTTATCTCCTTATCCCCTTTCTTACACTTTTGATATATAGCCTGAACGGTTACACAAATTTAAAAAGGGAGTGATGAAAAATGTGGGTAGAAAAAGCACAGGTGCCAGTTATTCTTTTTACGCAATTTCAACGAATAGAAGCATATATGTATACTTATAAGGATGCCAGGATATTGGATGAGTTAAACGCGGGAGCGAAAGATTATATCGCCCTTACAAATGTCAAAGTATATTCTATTGAGGGGAAAAAACCAATGTATGAAGTAGATTTTATGGCAATTAACAAAAAACATATTGTAAATTTAATGCCTCAAGGCGAATTTAGCGAAAAAGAGTTATTTTAACTTCCTTTGTTTAACTATTTCGTAGCAAAAGATAGCACAACTAAGAGACACATTGAATGAAAGTTTAGCCCCTTCCATTGGAATACGCACCTTTATATCAAGATGTTTTTGTATTCCATAGCGGATTCCTTTTCCCTCAGAGCCTAAAACAAATCCTAATGGAAACAGTAAGGGGATTTTGGTTATATCACAAGCATCATCACTGACCTGGGCGCCAATAATCCAATATCCACATTCCTTTGCCAGAACTATTGCTTTGGGAAGATTAGCTACTAATGAGATTAATATATAATTTTCGCCTCCAGAGGCTACATGTAGAACCGTTTCATTGACTTCACACGCCTCAAATTGAGGAATAATAATCGCAAATTTCCCAAAACAAGCGGCGGTGCGGATAATCGCACCTAAGTTCTGCGGGTCATATATCCTGTCTAAAAATATAAGTGTCAATTGGTTAGCAGTTGAATAACTCAACAA harbors:
- the rlmB gene encoding 23S rRNA (guanosine(2251)-2'-O)-methyltransferase RlmB: MLLYGKNSVLERLKTKPKSIKKVFLQDNFNEPHIEKLIIANNISLERLSSDELIKIKPQTNTQGIIARVDKYAYTSFEDLLSYSTANQLTLIFLDRIYDPQNLGAIIRTAACFGKFAIIIPQFEACEVNETVLHVASGGENYILISLVANLPKAIVLAKECGYWIIGAQVSDDACDITKIPLLFPLGFVLGSEGKGIRYGIQKHLDIKVRIPMEGAKLSFNVSLSCAIFCYEIVKQRKLK